Proteins from one Lachnospiraceae bacterium KGMB03038 genomic window:
- a CDS encoding HAMP domain-containing histidine kinase yields the protein MEMIIGILIILCLALAVILWRYERQVKNICRQLAFLRENESNMMITGDWTAGSLRELTELLNEMIGERKRQQLSYQKKEQMLSDTYTSLSHDIRTPLTSLDGYFQLLKESSDPEEQQRYLGIIEERVESLKEMLEELFTFTKLRDDSFQLELSRCCLNRILKECIFSYYEDWTEQGIQPDIQIPERELYIEGNVPALRRVLQNIIKNSMDHGRERISFSLCREGKEICLKISNPAEHPEEIDPDRVFERFYKADKARSRNSTGLGLAIAKEFVLRMGGKIKADVAGNEFRIILWFPAVDFLDEKC from the coding sequence ATGGAAATGATCATTGGAATCCTAATTATACTTTGTCTGGCCTTAGCGGTCATTCTGTGGAGATATGAGCGGCAGGTGAAAAACATCTGCCGCCAGCTTGCGTTCTTAAGAGAGAATGAAAGCAATATGATGATCACAGGAGACTGGACAGCGGGAAGTCTCAGAGAACTGACAGAGCTTTTAAACGAAATGATCGGAGAAAGGAAGAGACAGCAGCTTTCTTACCAGAAGAAGGAGCAGATGCTTTCAGATACTTATACCAGCCTTTCCCACGACATCCGCACGCCGCTTACGTCGCTGGACGGGTATTTTCAGCTTTTGAAAGAGTCCTCAGACCCGGAAGAGCAGCAGAGGTATCTGGGAATTATAGAAGAACGGGTAGAGAGTTTGAAAGAAATGCTGGAAGAACTGTTTACGTTCACGAAACTTAGGGACGACTCTTTTCAGTTAGAGCTGTCCAGATGCTGTCTGAACCGGATCTTAAAAGAATGCATTTTCTCCTATTATGAAGACTGGACGGAACAGGGTATCCAGCCGGATATCCAGATCCCGGAAAGAGAATTGTATATTGAGGGAAATGTTCCGGCTCTTCGGAGAGTGCTGCAGAATATCATTAAGAATAGTATGGATCATGGGAGAGAGAGGATTTCTTTCTCCCTGTGCCGGGAAGGAAAGGAAATCTGCCTGAAGATCAGCAATCCGGCAGAACATCCGGAAGAGATCGATCCAGATCGGGTGTTCGAGCGTTTTTATAAGGCGGACAAGGCGAGGAGCAGAAATTCTACGGGACTGGGTCTGGCCATCGCCAAAGAATTTGTACTGCGTATGGGCGGAAAAATAAAAGCGGATGTGGCCGGAAATGAATTCCGGATCATTCTATGGTTCCCAGCCGTTGATTTCCTGGATGAGAAGTGCTAG